The following is a genomic window from Hymenobacter gelipurpurascens.
TTTGAATGAAAGCGGTATTAGCGAATGGCGTTACCCTTTTGCTTGGCGATGATAGCTTCAGCAAGGTTGTTGGGAACCTGATCGTAGTGCGAGAAAGTCAGCGAAGCTGAAGCACGGCCCGAAGAGATAGTACGCAGCGTGGTTACGTAACCGAACAGTTCCGACAGCGGAACGTCAGCCTTAATCACGTTAGCACCACCTTTCGTGTCCATGCCTTTCATGATACCCCGACGACGGTTTAAGTCACCCGTTACCGAGCCGGTGTACTCATCAGGAGAAACTACTTCTACCGCCATGATTGGCTCGAGCAGTTTCGGACCAGCCTGACGGCCTGCCTCACGGAAACCACCGCGCGCTGCAAGTTCGAACGACAGAGCATCCGAGTCAACATCGTGGTAAGAACCGTAGTACAGGCGTACACGCATGCCTTCAATGGGGAAGCCAGCCAGAGGACCGTTCTTCATGGCTTCTTCGAAACCTTTCTGAACTGGTGCGATGAATTCGCGGGGGATAACACCACCGGTGATATCGTTTACGAACTCCAGACCTGGCTTCTCCGGATCGGTCAGTTTCGGACCGAGTTCGAATACGATGTCGCCGAACTTACCACGACCACCGGTCTGCTTCTTGTAAGTTTCGCGGTGCTCAACCGTCTTAGTCAGAATCTCCTTGTAGGCCACCATTGGGGCGCCCTGGTTGATTTCCACTTTGAACTCACGACGCATACGGTCGATGATGATTTCAAGGTGAAGCTCGCCCATACCTTTCAGTACGGTCTGGCCCGTCTCGGGGTCAGTCTGAACTACGAGGGTAGGATCTTCTTCAACGAGTTTGGCAATAGCCATACCCATTTTGTCAACGTCAGCCTGAGTTTTGGGCTCAATGGCGTAACCGATAACAGGCTCAGGGAACGACATCGACTCGAGTACGATGCGCGACTTTTCGTCGGTCAGCGTATCACCCGTCTTGATGTCCTTGAAACCAACACCTGCAGCAATATCACCCGCCTGGATTTTATCAATCGGGTTCTGCTTGTTGGAGTGCATCTGCATCAGGCGCGAGATACGCTCCTTCTTGCCGGTGCGGTTGTTGAACACGTACGAGCCAGCGTCGAGCACACCGCTGTAGCAGCGGAAGAAGCACAGACGGCCTACGAACGGGTCGGTGGCAATTTTGAATGCCAGCGCGGTAAAGGGCTCCGAGTTGTCAGGGTGACGCTCGATTTCCTCACCAGTGTCGGGGTTGGTACCGATGATAGCAGGCATGTCCAGTGGCGAAGGCAAGTAGGCCATTACGCCGTCCAGCATCGACTGTACACCTTTGTTTTTAAAGGCCGATCCGCACATTACGGGCGAGAACTTCATGTCGATAACCGCCTGGCGGATAACAACCATCATTTCATCGCGGGTGATGCTCTCTGGATCTTCGAAGAACTTCTCCAACAGACGGTCGTCATACTCAGCAACGCTTTCGATGAGCTTCTGACGCCACTCGGCTACGGTATCCACCAGATCCTCGGGAACCGGGATTTCGTGGTACGACTTGCCTTGGGTAGCATCATCCCATACGATAGCCTTGCCGGTCAGCAGATCGACAACACCTTTGAAGGTTTCTTCAGCACCGATTGGGATTTGTAGAGGCACTGGGTTTGCACCCAATTTGTCCTTAATCTCATTTACAGCCTTGAAGAAGTCAGCACCGGCGCGGTCCATCTTGTTGACGAAGC
Proteins encoded in this region:
- the fusA gene encoding elongation factor G, which gives rise to MAVNKDLQYLRNIGIMAHIDAGKTTTSERILYYTGKTHKIGEVHEGAATMDWMEQEQERGITITSAATTTFWNYPTDANGDPTSETKQYKINLIDTPGHVDFTVEVERSLRVLDGAVALFCAVSGVEPQSETVWRQADKYKVPRICFVNKMDRAGADFFKAVNEIKDKLGANPVPLQIPIGAEETFKGVVDLLTGKAIVWDDATQGKSYHEIPVPEDLVDTVAEWRQKLIESVAEYDDRLLEKFFEDPESITRDEMMVVIRQAVIDMKFSPVMCGSAFKNKGVQSMLDGVMAYLPSPLDMPAIIGTNPDTGEEIERHPDNSEPFTALAFKIATDPFVGRLCFFRCYSGVLDAGSYVFNNRTGKKERISRLMQMHSNKQNPIDKIQAGDIAAGVGFKDIKTGDTLTDEKSRIVLESMSFPEPVIGYAIEPKTQADVDKMGMAIAKLVEEDPTLVVQTDPETGQTVLKGMGELHLEIIIDRMRREFKVEINQGAPMVAYKEILTKTVEHRETYKKQTGGRGKFGDIVFELGPKLTDPEKPGLEFVNDITGGVIPREFIAPVQKGFEEAMKNGPLAGFPIEGMRVRLYYGSYHDVDSDALSFELAARGGFREAGRQAGPKLLEPIMAVEVVSPDEYTGSVTGDLNRRRGIMKGMDTKGGANVIKADVPLSELFGYVTTLRTISSGRASASLTFSHYDQVPNNLAEAIIAKQKGNAIR